In Sorghum bicolor cultivar BTx623 chromosome 8, Sorghum_bicolor_NCBIv3, whole genome shotgun sequence, one genomic interval encodes:
- the LOC8086131 gene encoding E3 ubiquitin-protein ligase RNF181, with amino-acid sequence MDHSFRRVVEYEGRSYTIVRAARRPRDPRDDEVRDYMGRRVRYEYIIPGPKRARLAASTETIQRLLREVRAGDASQTECAVCLQDYAAEETIRAMPVCAHAFHHHCISEWLSRNAVCPICRRELPLPTHQDQEEQQQQEEEVDDEEDENGVRRSWNWIRVPVSA; translated from the coding sequence ATGGACCACAGCTTCAGGCGCGTGGTTGAGTATGAAGGCCGGAGCTACACGATCGTGagggcggcgcggcggccgcgggACCCGAGAGACGACGAGGTCAGAGACTACATGGGCCGGCGCGTACGCTACGAGTACATCATTCCTGGGCCCAAGCGAGCTCGTCTCGCCGCCTCCACCGAGACCATCCAGCGCCTGCTGCGAGAGGTGAGGGCGGGCGACGCGTCGCAGACGGAGTGCGCCGTGTGCCTGCAGGACTACGCCGCGGAGGAGACGATCAGGGCGATGCCGGTGTGCGCCCACGCCTTCCACCACCACTGCATCTCCGAGTGGCTCAGCCGGAACGCCGTCTGCCCCATCTGTCGCCGCGAGCTGCCGCTGCCCACGCACCAGGACcaagaggagcagcagcagcaagaggaagaggtggacgacgaggaggacgagAACGGCGTCAGGAGGAGTTGGAATTGGATCAGAGTTCCAGTTTCAGCATGA